Proteins encoded by one window of Streptococcus suis S735:
- a CDS encoding glycyl radical protein — protein MKTVTEVAGTSIKTEYFGSLTDRMNKYREDVLDKKPYIDAERAVLATKAYQEHREKPNVLKRAYMLKEILENMTLYIEEESLIAGNQASSNKDAPIFPEYTLEFVLNELDLFEKRDGDVFYITEETKEQLRSIAPFWEKNNLRSRAGVLLPEEVQVYMETGFFGMEGKMNSGDAHLAVNYQKVLEQGLRGFEERVRVAKANLDLTDPASIDKYHFYDSIFIIIDAVKAYADRFVALATELAEKAPTAQRRQELLEIARICAKVPYEPAETFAEAVQSVWFIQCILQIESNGHSLSYGRFDQYMYPYVKADLEAGRETEDSIVERLTNLWIKTITINKVRSQSHTFSSAGSPLYQNVTIGGQTRDKKDAVNPLSYLVLKSVAQTHLPQPNLTVRYHAGLDARFMNECIEVMKLGFGMPAFNNDEIIIPSFIEKGVLEEDAYDYSAIGCVETAVPGKWGYRCTGMSYMNFPKVLLITMNDGIDPASGKRFAPAFGHFKDMKSFEVLETAWEKTLRHLTRMSVIVENAIDIALEREVPDILCSALTDDCIGRGKHLKEGGAIYDYISGLQVGIANLSDSLAAIKKLVFEEGRLTPEELWHALETDYAGERGKEIQEMLIEDAPKYGNDDDYADQLVTAAYDIYINEIAKYPNTRFGRGPIGGIRYSGTSSISANVGQGRGTLATPDGRNAGTPLAEGCSPSHNMDKNGPTSVLKSVAKLPTHEIVGGVLLNQKVNPQTLAKEEDKQKLIALLRTFFNRLHGYHIQYNVVSRETLIDAQLHPEKHRDLIVRVAGYSAFFNVLSRATQDDIIGRTEHTL, from the coding sequence AGAGAAGATGTCCTTGATAAGAAGCCCTATATTGACGCGGAACGGGCTGTTTTAGCAACAAAAGCCTATCAAGAACATAGAGAGAAGCCCAATGTATTAAAAAGGGCCTATATGCTCAAGGAAATATTGGAGAACATGACGCTTTATATTGAAGAAGAAAGTCTGATTGCAGGTAACCAAGCTTCTTCAAATAAAGATGCTCCCATCTTCCCAGAATATACCTTGGAGTTTGTATTGAATGAATTGGATTTATTCGAAAAACGGGATGGGGATGTCTTCTATATTACCGAGGAAACTAAAGAGCAGTTGCGCAGCATCGCTCCATTCTGGGAAAAGAATAATCTTCGTTCACGTGCAGGTGTCTTGCTTCCAGAAGAAGTTCAAGTTTATATGGAAACTGGCTTCTTTGGTATGGAAGGTAAGATGAACTCTGGCGATGCCCACTTGGCTGTCAATTACCAAAAGGTATTGGAACAAGGTTTGCGTGGTTTTGAGGAGCGAGTTCGTGTAGCAAAGGCTAATCTCGATTTGACGGATCCTGCAAGTATTGATAAATATCATTTCTATGACTCAATCTTTATCATCATTGATGCGGTGAAAGCATACGCAGATCGTTTTGTCGCCTTGGCTACTGAATTGGCAGAGAAAGCACCAACAGCTCAACGCCGTCAAGAACTACTGGAGATTGCACGGATTTGTGCGAAGGTGCCGTATGAACCTGCTGAAACATTTGCAGAGGCAGTGCAATCGGTCTGGTTTATCCAGTGTATCTTGCAAATCGAGTCCAATGGACATTCTCTATCCTATGGACGTTTCGACCAATACATGTATCCGTATGTGAAAGCTGATTTAGAAGCAGGACGTGAAACGGAAGACAGCATCGTCGAACGCTTAACTAACTTGTGGATTAAGACCATTACTATCAACAAGGTTCGTAGTCAATCACATACCTTCTCATCTGCTGGTAGTCCACTATACCAAAATGTAACCATTGGTGGACAAACACGTGATAAGAAGGATGCTGTCAATCCACTTTCTTACTTAGTATTGAAATCTGTTGCCCAAACACACCTGCCACAGCCAAACTTGACTGTTCGCTATCATGCAGGCCTAGATGCTCGCTTCATGAATGAATGTATTGAAGTCATGAAACTTGGTTTTGGTATGCCTGCCTTTAACAACGATGAAATTATCATTCCCTCCTTTATCGAGAAAGGTGTCTTGGAAGAAGATGCCTATGACTACAGTGCGATTGGCTGTGTAGAAACGGCTGTTCCTGGTAAATGGGGATACCGTTGTACAGGTATGAGCTATATGAACTTCCCGAAAGTTTTATTGATTACCATGAATGATGGTATCGATCCTGCATCAGGCAAACGGTTTGCACCAGCCTTTGGTCACTTCAAAGATATGAAATCCTTTGAAGTGCTTGAAACGGCATGGGAAAAGACACTTCGTCATCTAACACGGATGAGTGTCATCGTTGAAAATGCAATTGACATTGCTTTAGAAAGAGAAGTACCAGACATTCTCTGCTCAGCTCTGACAGATGACTGTATCGGTCGTGGTAAGCACCTGAAAGAAGGTGGAGCGATTTACGATTACATTTCTGGTCTGCAGGTTGGCATTGCCAATTTATCTGATTCTCTAGCAGCAATCAAAAAATTAGTCTTTGAAGAAGGACGATTGACTCCAGAAGAATTATGGCATGCTTTGGAAACAGACTATGCTGGGGAGCGTGGTAAAGAAATCCAGGAAATGTTGATTGAAGATGCACCAAAATATGGTAACGATGATGATTATGCAGACCAATTGGTAACAGCAGCATATGATATTTATATCAATGAGATTGCCAAATATCCAAACACTCGCTTTGGTCGTGGTCCGATTGGTGGTATCCGCTATTCAGGTACATCATCCATTTCAGCCAACGTTGGACAGGGGCGTGGTACTTTGGCAACTCCAGACGGTCGCAATGCAGGAACACCGTTGGCAGAAGGTTGTTCTCCATCACATAATATGGATAAAAATGGACCGACATCCGTTTTGAAATCAGTTGCCAAATTACCAACACATGAAATTGTTGGAGGCGTTCTGCTCAATCAGAAGGTCAATCCACAAACACTTGCCAAAGAAGAAGACAAACAAAAATTAATTGCCCTCTTGCGGACATTCTTTAACCGCTTGCATGGCTATCATATTCAGTACAATGTTGTCTCTCGAGAAACCTTGATTGATGCACAACTACATCCTGAAAAACACCGTGATTTGATTGTCCGTGTAGCAGGTTATTCAGCATTCTTCAATGTATTGTCGAGAGCAACACAAGACGACATCATTGGTCGTACAGAACATACATTGTAA
- a CDS encoding fructose-6-phosphate aldolase: MEFMLDTLNIEEIRKWAEVLPLAGVTSNPTIARKEGDIDFFERLHLIRDIIGPNASLHVQVVAKDYEGILADAKKIRELAPENIYIKVPVTPAGLAAMKTLKAQGYQITATAIYTVFQGLLAIEAGADYLAPYYNRMANLNIDSNAVIAQLSEAIDRECSESKILAASFKNVDQVNQAFANGAQAITAGADIFEAAFSMPSIEKAVNDFADDWSAIHGRYTI; this comes from the coding sequence ATGGAATTCATGCTGGACACCTTAAATATAGAGGAAATACGAAAATGGGCTGAGGTTTTACCCCTTGCGGGGGTGACCTCAAACCCAACGATTGCGAGGAAAGAAGGTGACATTGACTTTTTTGAACGTTTGCACCTTATCCGTGACATCATCGGTCCAAATGCTTCACTACATGTGCAAGTTGTGGCAAAGGATTATGAAGGGATTTTGGCAGACGCTAAAAAAATTCGTGAATTGGCACCGGAAAATATCTATATTAAGGTTCCGGTAACGCCTGCTGGTTTGGCTGCTATGAAAACATTGAAAGCGCAAGGTTATCAGATTACAGCAACAGCGATTTATACCGTTTTTCAGGGCTTGTTAGCTATTGAAGCGGGTGCAGATTACTTAGCGCCGTACTACAATCGCATGGCCAATCTGAATATTGATTCGAATGCGGTCATCGCTCAGTTATCAGAAGCGATTGATAGGGAGTGTTCGGAAAGTAAAATTTTAGCAGCATCATTCAAAAATGTGGATCAAGTGAACCAAGCATTTGCAAATGGGGCGCAGGCTATTACGGCAGGTGCAGATATATTTGAAGCAGCCTTTTCTATGCCATCCATTGAAAAGGCGGTAAATGATTTTGCAGATGATTGGTCTGCCATTCATGGAAGGTATACTATCTAA
- a CDS encoding iron-containing alcohol dehydrogenase, with amino-acid sequence MKQFSGLSRTIQGNHLLDTCAIDILKIGHRPLVLCAKQEYNTTVESFVKVLTCHGLIVKIAYMEEWDQNSVEEYGEVGFRHRADHIIGIGNSSVAACTKAVADLLDLPAVLIPTSQFTTLPWVSVENKKRERPLFNESIQLIIADREQLLTQPTSELINGVVNTLLYLAAIKEVQRNHLFSLIDDILIRDFESVLLRSSLQAIENFEARILSKEVQDVLEVLSTCVTLDLPSDAWDVIQQIESKLSERREDLVDEPLKRNVVLYLLLTYLTQESEEFQARLKWSQQLLLSANSSNLLSLEAVFKEIALEMGEDGSTRC; translated from the coding sequence ATGAAACAATTCTCAGGTCTTTCACGCACTATCCAAGGAAATCATCTTTTAGACACTTGTGCGATTGACATTTTGAAAATAGGTCATCGTCCCCTTGTTTTATGTGCAAAACAGGAGTATAATACAACTGTAGAAAGTTTTGTGAAAGTTTTAACTTGTCATGGACTTATTGTTAAAATAGCCTATATGGAGGAGTGGGACCAGAACTCGGTTGAAGAATATGGGGAAGTTGGTTTCCGACATCGTGCAGACCATATTATTGGCATTGGTAATAGTTCTGTGGCAGCTTGTACAAAGGCTGTTGCAGATTTACTAGACTTGCCAGCTGTTCTTATACCGACTTCACAGTTTACCACTCTACCTTGGGTATCGGTGGAAAATAAGAAAAGAGAGCGACCATTGTTTAATGAGTCCATCCAGCTAATTATAGCGGATAGGGAGCAATTATTGACACAACCTACCTCGGAGTTGATAAATGGAGTGGTCAATACTCTTCTTTATCTAGCAGCCATAAAAGAAGTACAAAGAAATCATCTATTCAGCTTGATAGATGATATTCTTATCAGAGATTTTGAAAGCGTTTTATTAAGAAGTAGTCTTCAAGCTATAGAGAATTTTGAAGCTCGGATATTATCAAAAGAAGTACAAGATGTCTTAGAAGTTCTTTCTACTTGTGTAACATTAGACCTGCCTAGTGATGCTTGGGACGTGATTCAACAAATAGAATCAAAGCTCAGCGAAAGAAGAGAGGATTTGGTGGATGAGCCATTGAAACGAAATGTTGTCCTCTACTTGCTTCTGACCTATTTGACACAGGAATCAGAAGAATTTCAAGCCAGACTGAAGTGGAGTCAACAGTTGCTTTTGTCTGCCAACTCTAGCAATCTATTGTCGCTGGAGGCAGTTTTCAAGGAAATTGCACTAGAGATGGGAGAAGATGGCTCGACACGTTGTTAG